In a single window of the Hypanus sabinus isolate sHypSab1 chromosome 15, sHypSab1.hap1, whole genome shotgun sequence genome:
- the LOC132405525 gene encoding BTB/POZ domain-containing protein KCTD16-like isoform X2: MALNANCRTTAVPARDSSGALPEVVELNVGGQVYFTRLSTLTSLPNSVLGKMFGHKRNSGSPELARDNRGRFFIDRDGFLFRYILDYLRDRSVVLPDLFPEKMRLRREAEFFQLPDLVRMLSPDERQSPGLEDPLHSDQDELSQGSDLPRGVSQTAERRAGFITLGYRGSCVLGRDSMQGDARLFRRVPRILVCGRIGLLKEVFGDNVNESRDPDRTPDRYTSRFYLRYRQLERAFDTLAEAGFTLLGSNSSVTGSACCQTIDDRAWSSYTEYLFYRLPTTLCAPQ, translated from the coding sequence ATGGCGTTAAATGCCAACTGCAGGACAACAGCCGTGCCAGCCCGGGACAGCAGCGGGGCGCTGCCCGAAGTGGTGGAGTTGAATGTGGGTGGTCAGGTGTACTTCACTCGGCTCTCCACCCTCACTAGCCTCCCTAATTCAGTGCTTGGCAAGATGTTCGGCCACAAGAGGAACTCCGGCAGTCCAGAACTGGCCCGAGACAACCGTGGACGCTTCTTCATCGACAGGGACGGCTTCTTGTTCCGCTACATCCTGGATTACCTGCGTGACCGCTCTGTGGTCCTGCCCGATCTCTTCCCGGAGAAGATGCGTCTCAGACGGgaggctgagttcttccaactgCCCGATTTGGTTCGGATGCTGAGTCCGGACGAGAGGCAGAGTCCCGGCCTCGAAGACCCATTGCACAGCGATCAGGACGAGCTGTCCCAGGGCAGTGACCTTCCGCGGGGTGTGAGCCAGACAGCCGAGCGCAGGGCAGGATTTATCACCCTCGGTTACCGGGGCTCCTGCGTTCTGGGGCGGGACAGCATGCAAGGCGACGCCCGGCTCTTCCGCCGGGTACCTCGAATCCTCGTGTGTGGCCGCATCGGGCTCCTCAAGGAAGTGTTCGGAGATAATGTGAACGAAAGCAGGGACCCGGACCGGACCCCGGACAGGTACACGTCCCGCTTCTATCTTCGCTACCGGCAACTCGAAAGAGCATTCGACACGCTGGCCGAGGCAGGGTTCACTCTGTTGGGCAGCAATTCGTCGGTCACCGGCTCAGCCTGCTGCCAGACAATTGATGATAGGGCATGGAGCAGCTACACCGAGTACCTCTTCTACC
- the LOC132405525 gene encoding BTB/POZ domain-containing protein KCTD16-like isoform X3, with protein sequence MALNANCRTTAVPARDSSGALPEVVELNVGGQVYFTRLSTLTSLPNSVLGKMFGHKRNSGSPELARDNRGRFFIDRDGFLFRYILDYLRDRSVVLPDLFPEKMRLRREAEFFQLPDLVRMLSPDERQSPGLEDPLHSDQDELSQGSDLPRGVSQTAERRAGFITLGYRGSCVLGRDSMQGDARLFRRVPRILVCGRIGLLKEVFGDNVNESRDPDRTPDRYTSRFYLRYRQLERAFDTLAEAGFTLLGSNSSVTGSACCQTIDDRAWSSYTEYLFYRDFDWSTSV encoded by the coding sequence ATGGCGTTAAATGCCAACTGCAGGACAACAGCCGTGCCAGCCCGGGACAGCAGCGGGGCGCTGCCCGAAGTGGTGGAGTTGAATGTGGGTGGTCAGGTGTACTTCACTCGGCTCTCCACCCTCACTAGCCTCCCTAATTCAGTGCTTGGCAAGATGTTCGGCCACAAGAGGAACTCCGGCAGTCCAGAACTGGCCCGAGACAACCGTGGACGCTTCTTCATCGACAGGGACGGCTTCTTGTTCCGCTACATCCTGGATTACCTGCGTGACCGCTCTGTGGTCCTGCCCGATCTCTTCCCGGAGAAGATGCGTCTCAGACGGgaggctgagttcttccaactgCCCGATTTGGTTCGGATGCTGAGTCCGGACGAGAGGCAGAGTCCCGGCCTCGAAGACCCATTGCACAGCGATCAGGACGAGCTGTCCCAGGGCAGTGACCTTCCGCGGGGTGTGAGCCAGACAGCCGAGCGCAGGGCAGGATTTATCACCCTCGGTTACCGGGGCTCCTGCGTTCTGGGGCGGGACAGCATGCAAGGCGACGCCCGGCTCTTCCGCCGGGTACCTCGAATCCTCGTGTGTGGCCGCATCGGGCTCCTCAAGGAAGTGTTCGGAGATAATGTGAACGAAAGCAGGGACCCGGACCGGACCCCGGACAGGTACACGTCCCGCTTCTATCTTCGCTACCGGCAACTCGAAAGAGCATTCGACACGCTGGCCGAGGCAGGGTTCACTCTGTTGGGCAGCAATTCGTCGGTCACCGGCTCAGCCTGCTGCCAGACAATTGATGATAGGGCATGGAGCAGCTACACCGAGTACCTCTTCTACC